One Plasmodium gaboni strain SY75 chromosome 1, whole genome shotgun sequence DNA segment encodes these proteins:
- a CDS encoding putative secreted ookinete protein, translating to MKIYSLFVICFIILKICLCKNININDEGKKNQRVIKNENEEEKNNKRNNKKVQHNKVNHKKNNSVTKKIGEQKNKKIDEEKNKKIDEQKINGEQNINGEQNINGEQNINGEQNINGEQNINGEQKINGDHHPNQFTEGLEKHSLDDKLFDDAELNDIIHKEKFFESLKNDNDVDNFLLVDEEMERLMEEEKQKSRKLEEDEEEEEEQEDDDEEEDNDEKWKNKSESNNSNNSNNSNSNNNNNMHANYDMYDNTDIYNDHNNVDIIQEEDMNEKEAFLNFEKKFNQVEDNNDSNDENNKIEDFISDNIHHSTDNVSHENIEVKKELPHKNENIIKGKDDNLTNQNFNNNNNNNNIVNNQMQYKTYKEKYEEEILNKPESIKYFFEVITEIVIIIKLGLIYRYTNFLIPFKNFVISKTLEYIEKICVTFLSIHKFGREKYPDIYGFFLILVILYILKYILKKILYRAYYNKYGMSKKYFLKNQSSENMYIENLLKRILYNVEKKKVLSNYENILQDILENTDNLLVNSNIINKENKNIYTDMISNINNIGVFTYISTQALKKINHKSDLIINELTTSGFIDEDTSNKMDKLKNFSSINEYPYIDIKKYKENLINEYDEQFLLNDKIRYSGFQSTENDKSPPNNKYNMDSYNIDSYNIDSYNMDNSNVDNNININNHMDENINMNNNYLSDKYMDDSPYDENNMHEHLQHPNKQDYVSTKNTLKDRKLHSFYNNMDINKKDDNYMNKMMMDSDLQNYNTRKNMYLNPSFKEDLKNNDYANNSTDFVEGKEIQQADKYKTSDMNEEKKFEPIYNHNNKTILNNLNPFSPINDYNNKKNSLNEEQNNTNDSDVITNIANSYINKPPTNINRYTHPSIYNAHNKVTNPLLNTQGNVSKDLEQRKNTETLMNNKMEENYLIDKVTNNDMEEHMENKLDEEKLKMNTHMMNNVFEGGKEYIKTNEDLNNINKAGDHFLHNKIRSFSYTQSPYQGVENANNKNQKYLTQRKERQQIVATKSPFN from the exons atgaaaatttatagtttatttgttatttgttttattattttaaaaatatgtttatgtaaaaacataaatataaatgatgaGGGGAAAAAAAACCAGAGAGtcataaaaaatgaaaatgaggaagaaaagaataataaaaggaataataaaaaggtTCAACATAATAAAGTtaatcataaaaaaaataatagtGTAACTAAAAAGATTGGTGAAcagaaaaataaaaagattgatgaagagaaaaataaaaagattgatgaacaaaaaataaatggtgaacaaaatataaatggtgaacaaaatataaatggtgaacaaaatataaatggtgaacaaaatataaatggtgaacaaaatataaatggtgaacaaaaaataaatggTGACCACCACCCGAATCAATTTACAGAAGGATTAGAAAAGCATAGTTTAGATGATAAACTTTTTGACGATGCTgaattaaatgatattattCATAAAGAAAAGTTTTTTGAGagtttaaaaaatgataatgatgtagataattttttattagtAGATGAAGAAATGGAAAGATTAATGGAAgaagaaaaacaaaaaagtAGAAAATTAGAAGAGGAcgaagaagaagaagaagaacaagaagatgatgatgaagagGAAGACAATGATGaaaaatggaaaaataaaagtgaaagtaataatagtaataatagtaataatagtaatagtaataataataataatatgcATGCAAATTATGATATGTATGATAATACAgatatttataatgatCACAATAATGTGGACATTATACAAGAAGAAGATATGAATGAAAAGGAAgcttttttaaattttgaaaaaaaattcaatcaagttgaagataataatgattCAAATGAtgagaataataaaattgaaGATTTTATAAGTGATAATATTCATCATTCAACTGATAATGTATCGCATGAAAATATAGAAGTAAAAAAGGAATTACCCcataaaaatgaaaatataataaaagggaaagatgataatttgacaaatcaaaattttaataataataataataataataatattgtgAATAATCAGATGcaatataaaacatataaagaaaaatacgaagaagaaatattaaataaaccagaatcaataaaatatttttttgaagtTATAACTgaaatagtaataataataaaattaggtttaatatatagatatacgaattttttaataccttttaaaaattttgttatatcaaaaactttagaatatatagaaaagATATGTGTAACATTTTTATCTATACATAAATTTGGTAGAGAAAAATATCCAGATATATAtggtttttttttgatacttgtaatattatatatattaaaatatatattaaaaaagattttatatagagcatattataataaatatggtatgagtaaaaaatattttttaaagaatcAATCAAGTgaaaatatgtatatagagaatttattaaaaaggattttatataatgtagaaaaaaaaaaagtgttatctaattatgaaaatatattacaggatatattagaaaataCAGATAACTTATTAGtaaatagtaatataataaataaagaaaataaaaatatttatactGATATGATATctaatattaataatataggagtctttacatatatatctaCCCAAgcattaaaaaaaattaatcATAAATCAGAtcttataataaatgaattaacAACTAGTGGTTTTATTGATGAAGATACAAGTAATAAAATGGATAAACTGAAAAACTTCTCATCTATAAATGAATATCCTTATATAGATATCaagaaatataaagaaaatcTTATCAATGAATATGATGAGCAATTcttattaaatgataaaataagaTACAGTGGTTTTCAAAGCACAGAAAATGACAAAAGCCCTccaaataataaatataacatggatagttataatatagataGTTATAATATCGATAGTTATAACATGGATAATAGTAATGTcgataataatattaatataaataatcacatggatgaaaatataaatatgaataacaattatttatctgataaatatatggaTGATTCTCcatatgatgaaaataatatgcACGAACATTTACAACATCCAAATAAACAAGATTATGTATCTACAAAGAATACATTGAAGGATAGAAAGTTACActctttttataataacatggatataaataaaaaagatgataattatatgaacaaaatgATGATGGATTCAGACTtacaaaattataacactagaaaaaatatgtatttaaatCCATCCTTTAAAGAGGACCTCaaaaataatgattatGCTAATAATTCAACCGATTTTGTAGAAGGTAAGGAAATACAACAAGctgataaatataaaacaagtgatatgaatgaagaaaaaaaattcgaaccaatatataatcataacaataaaacgatattaaataatttaaatcCATTTTCTCCtataaatgattataataataaaaagaattctttaaatgaagaacaaaataatacaaaCGATTCTGATGTTATAACAAATATAGCAAattcttatataaataaacCACCTACTAATATAAATAGATATACACATCCTTCTATTTATAATGCACATAATAAGGTAACCAATCCGTTATTAAATACACAAGGAAATGTATCAAAGGACTTAGAACAACGTAAAAACACAGAAACGTTgatgaataataaaatggaagaaaattatttgataGACAAAGTTACTAACAATGATATGGAAGAACACATGGAGAATAAGTTG GATGAAGAAAAGTTGAAGATGAATA
- a CDS encoding hypothetical protein (conserved Plasmodium protein, unknown function) — protein sequence MLIEKYDEKPKFDLGFSPFYFISYPLYNIQCRSILYKHLNNYDANITYTPLININNLNIKTYIIYIFNSLHQIYNNEGIRGLYKGLIPMLAHIVSKKSIYYFLEKIHFVIFRRLRSEKRRDIYDKKLIRNYENNLMNDKENDNNFIGDSINSKIVKQINFVKEENNFIKKKKKKKYFHLSLYHSFYEYVSCILSYPLLNISTKLIIFQNNSKSLLYNIKNIIRLTYMYDGIYGFFKGLNNYLIIQSMDKVLNCFLYRTFSNSCSYDKVVTIKVVLSTCLNTIMAPYIQYSILNRSQSLVPGLCKETTFSQFFSNFNWKSHLSNVSVGLVAAGVQLIIIALLPKDTSKNEDIIDNEKDDNV from the exons atgttaatagaaaaat aTGACGAGAAACCCAAATTTGACTTAGGATTTTctcctttttattttatctcTTATCCTTTATACAAT attCAATGTAGAagtattttatataaacatttaaataattatgatgCAAACATAACATATACTCctttaattaatataaataatttaaatataaaaacgtatattatttatatatttaatagTCTACATCAG atatataataatgagGGAATAAGAGGACTATATAAAGGGTTAATTCCAATGTTAGCCCACATAGTATCAAA AAAATCGATTTATTACTTTCTGGAAAAAATTCATTTTGTCATATTTAGAAGACTAA GATCTGAAAAGAGAAGAGATatttatgataaaaaattaatacgaaattatgaaaataatcTAATGAACgataaagaaaatgataataattttattgGAGATTCTATTAACTCAAAAATTGTCAAGCAAATTAATTTTGttaaagaagaaaataattttattaaaaagaaaaagaaaaagaaatatttcCATCTCTCCTTATATCACAGCTTTTATGAATACGTTAGTTGTATTCTATCATATCCcttattaaatatatccacaaaattaattatatttcaaaataattcaaaatCGTTATTATATA atataaaaaacattATTCGTTTAACATACATGTATGATGGAATATACGGATTTTTTAAAGGCCTAAATAATTATCTAATCATCCAGTCAATGGATAAAGTTTTAAATTGTTTCTTGTATAGAACCTTTTCAAACAGTTGTTCATATGATAAAGTTGTTACCATTAAAGTGGTTTTATCAA CATGCTTAAATACAATAATGGCTCCTTACATCCAGTATTCAATATTGAATAGATCTCAATCTCTAGTACCT GGGTTATGCAAAGAGACCACATTTAGTCAATTTTTTAGTAATTTCAATTGGAAG aGTCACCTGTCTAATGTATCTGTTGGGCTAGTTGCCGCTGGAGTTCAATTGata aTCATAGCGTTACTACCAAAAGATACAtcaaaaaatgaagatataattgataatgaaaaagatGACAATGTTTGA
- a CDS encoding putative photosensitized INA-labeled protein 1, PhIL1: MLSSISPKRYSFDKQGNIKEIDFLSCKSIILPQQHLNAKDNFICTTSILPNFYETPPDKASKLKMTQENNIDKANMGTNVYVQRTSSLSNMNVLQYADEVHNNLQDSNVHEINEPLIFADVNQYCGDANAQGIDPGVVAVSNALFAYNSAFQSIPIKSSPNVFKRRSKGEANSEWSNAFVTRVDPYECTDPEEEFKPYEVTKYYDEGKVKTVFNFDQENYNQDM; the protein is encoded by the coding sequence ATGCTTTCTTCCATATCACCAAAAAGATATAGTTTTGATAAACaaggaaatataaaagaaattgATTTTTTAAGTTGCAAGAGTATTATATTACCACAACAACATTTGAATGCAAAGGacaattttatttgtaCAACAAGCATTCTTCcaaatttttatgaaaCACCACCTGATAAAGCTtcaaaattaaaaatgacacaggaaaataatattgataaagCTAATATGGGTACGAATGTATACGTACAAAGAACATCATCACTAAGTAACATGAATGTTCTTCAGTATGCAGATGAAGTACACAACAATTTACAAGATTCAAATGTTCATGAAATAAATGAACCATTAATTTTTGCAGATGTTAATCAATATTGTGGTGATGCAAATGCCCAAGGAATTGATCCAGGTGTAGTAGCTGTTTCCAATGCTTTGTTTGCATATAACAGTGCCTTCCAATCTATACCAATTAAAAGTTCTCCAAACGTTTTTAAAAGGAGATCAAAAGGAGAAGCAAATTCAGAATGGAGTAATGCTTTTGTAACTAGAGTAGACCCATATGAGTGTACCGACCCAGAAGAAGAATTTAAACCTTATGAAGTTACCaaatattatgatgaaGGAAAGGTTAAAACTGTATTTAATTTTGATcaagaaaattataacCAAGATATGTGA